Proteins from a genomic interval of Drosophila melanogaster chromosome 2R:
- the CG30178 gene encoding uncharacterized protein: protein MSASICCRCNEKIWPRAVCSLGKTYHPHHFTCKECGLVVDPKLFFAVDDDVVCSECYLDKHAARCSACRTPILERGVAAAERKWHEKCFRCVSCSKSLVSASFFEVNGYLFCKAHFRELFSSRCAGCEKPIDRRAVVALSTKWHAKCFKCHHCRKRISAREFWIENGQPICAACQTVVPSPRNLSAQ, encoded by the coding sequence ATGTCCGCTTCAATTTGCTGCAGATGCAACGAGAAGATTTGGCCACGGGCAGTTTGCAGCTTGGGTAAGACGTACCATCCGCACCACTTCACCTGCAAGGAGTGCGGCCTGGTGGTTGATCCTAAACTGTTTTTCGCGGTGGACGACGACGTGGTCTGCAGCGAGTGCTATCTGGACAAGCATGCCGCTCGGTGCTCCGCCTGCCGGACTCCGATCCTAGAGCGCGGCGTGGCTGCTGCGGAGCGCAAGTGGCACGAAAAGTGTTTCCGGTGCGTGAGCTGCAGCAAGTCGCTGGTCTCGGCGAGCTTCTTTGAAGTCAACGGATACCTGTTCTGCAAGGCGCACTTCCGGGAACTGTTTTCGTCCCGCTGCGCAGGCTGTGAGAAGCCAATCGATCGTCGAGCCGTGGTCGCGCTGAGCACCAAGTGGCATGCCAAGTGCTTTAAGTGCCACCACTGCCGCAAAAGGATCAGCGCACGGGAATTCTGGATCGAGAACGGTCAACCCATTTGCGCAGCCTGCCAAACTGTAGTCCCGAGTCCCCGAAATTTGTCGGCCCAATAA